The DNA region GAAAGCATGAAAAACCTTTACAGGACAACACTTATTTACTGATAAACACCAATTCGAGCTTACCCCTTCACCATTTTGGTATGGCACACTATCCCAGGTAGCCACAAAAGCTGATGTAGCAACAAAAGTTATGTTAGGGAAGTATCGGTCAATAGCTGCAGTGACTAGTGCCAGAACAGCACTGCTCCTATCCTCTCTACAGGAGATAGTTCCACCACGGCGATTGTCAAGTTGAGTCCAGAGAGGAGCAATGATGTCTCTTCCAGAATTCAGAAGAGGAATGTAGTCAGGCAGCGGCTCAGTAAACGTTAGATGACCATTGTTGTTGACCTAAAATTTAGGACAAAACATTTGCGCATGTTGTGAATGGAAATGTATGGAGAGAGAATGAAGAGGTAGAAATGAGCACAATTCCTACACGTTAATCCTACAAATCAGCAGTCCTCTGAATTTCACATTTACAAAACCTCGTCCACAAATATGTCGACGTGTGTACAAAGTCAAGATACTAGTTGTACTTTTTCAAAGAGACTTGTAGTTTCCAATGCAAGTAGATAAAGCAACTTCATCGAAATAAGGTAAACAACATCTAAAAATGCTTACAAAGGTCTGGTTGTGTGTGCGTCCAAAAAACTTGAAAGGCTGCTGCAATTTAATGACTTCAGAGCTTCCATTCTCCAAACGGGGGGTTACTATCTCCGTTTCCAAATGGTAGGAAATTAGATGGCACTAGAACAAATGCAAGTCAGAAGAAATCCTTTAGTTTTTCCCAGAAACATGAGCTCAAAAACACTACCCTGTTTATCAGTTTGAAAAGGGAATTCACTAAGACTGAATTGTGCTCTCTAatagtgttgtttattttgtcgtgagcctctgtttatttatttatattatattttttgtttttcggaCCCGATTCACTGCATAAACTATGTAAAACAGGAAAGGGAGCTAGAGTATCATGGCCACAAAATCACATCTGATCAGAATTTGCCCAAGGCAGTCGCCCGGCTCTCAGGTTGCTTCTGAGTGCAAGGTTCTGGAGAATTAGGCAGACCACTACAATCTGTCAGATTTTTGTGGGATTACATATAATGACTCGCCCACTGCATCCAGTAACTGAATTGGCTTAATAAAAGGCCAGAAGTGCACTGAAAGGCTATGTGCCAGGTAAAGCGAAAAAATGGAAATAAGACTGAGGTTTTTGTGTTCAAGCACGACATGCTACAGTGGCACAAAATTTAGTGAATTCACCCCTGAGAATCTTGTTCTAAAGAAAAATACAACACGTGGCCTTACGGTTTGGTGACCCATCAACATGGAAAGACCAGCAAGCATTCACATTGATATTACTGCTCGATAAGAGTTCAGGGACACGTGCTGCCCGAATTGTGAAAGAGCTGGCAGAGTCCACGGTGTTATAACCAGCCtgtaggagaaaagaaaaaaaagaagtcataaataagaaaggaaagaaagaaagaaagaaattaatgaattaattaattaaattaaaataaaaaaataaataagagagagagagagagagatctcttCTTTTGCATTGATGAGCAGTTtcttataaaatgcatgtttgcattaatttttttggcATTTGCACAATGAACGAGAAGCAGAACTTTACTGACCTGCCAAGGTTGTCCTGTCTCTGCAACATCTCCATAATAGATGAGGATGAAAGAGCGATGAACATTGTACGCTAAAACCACTTGGAAAGTGACCACCTTCAAAACACCAATAGACAGCATTCAACACCTTCCAAACCAACAAGACAGACCAATCATTGATAATCAAAAATTACGGTAAGTCTTAACCCCTCCGCCATTATGGTACGCCACACTGTCCCAGGTAGCCACAAAAGCTGATGTAGCAGCAAAAGGTATGTTAGGGAAGTATTGGTTAACGGCTGCAGTGACTTGTGCCAGTACAGCATTGCTTGTATCCTCTCTGTAGGAGACAGTTCCACCTCGTCGATTGTCAAGGCGAGTCCAAAGAGGAGCAACGATGTCTCTTGCGGAATCCAGTGTGGGGTTGTAGGCAGACAGCGGCTCGGTAAATGTCAAGTAGCCGTTGTTGTTCACCTAAAATTTAGGACCACTGTTATTCCAAAGTATTTTAAAGAGAATTTCCCAAAAAATGAGGGGTCCGCAAATAACTTGCAGCTTCAGTGGTGTGGGAAATATGAAATGCTTACGAAGATCTGATTGTATGTGCGTCCAAAGTATCTGAAAGGCTGCTGCAAGAAAATGACATCGGAGCTTCCATCCTCAGCAGGGGGGTTCACTCTGTCTCCAGCCCCAGAAGCGAGGAAATTTGTTGGCACTAAGAAAAGGATAAGTGAGAATGAACTCTCTGGTTCTGCTAAAGAAACAAGCTCACAAATGGTTCAGGTTAAGCTCGAGCTTCTGATTCCATTGGCTTACAGTTCGGTGAGCCATCCACATGGAAAGAGCGGCGACCATTCACATTGATATTGCTGCTGGAAGAGAGTTCTGGGGCGCTGGTTACTGGAATTGTGAAAGAATGGACAGAGTCCAACGTGCTGTAACCAGCCTGCGGAATTAAAAATGAATCGATGTTAGGTCCTCAACCTGTTCCAGAATTTACTGCCTTTCAGAAGAATGTAAGGTGTGACGTGAGGCAAGGGAAATGCCTTGTCATTTGTCTCATTTGTCTCATTTGTAAAGTTTAGAAGGACCTGTCACCACTCACCTGCCACATTTGTTCTGTCTCTGCAATGTCTCCATAGTTGATGAGGATGAAAGAGCGATGGGTGTTGGAGACTAAAACCACTTGGAATGTGACCTCCTTCAAAATACCAACAGAAAGCATGAAAAACCTTTACAGGACAACACTTATTTACTGATAAACACCAATTCGAGCTTACCCCTTCACCATTTTGGTATGGCACACTATCCCAGGTAGCCACAAAAGCTGATGTAGCAACAAAAGTTATGTTAGGGAAGTATCGGTCAATAGCTGCAGTGACTAGTGCCAGAACAGCACTGCTCCTATCCTCTCTACAGGAGATAGTTCCACCACGGCGATTGTCAAGTTGAGTCCAGAGAGGAGCAATGATGTCTCTTCCAGAATTCAGAAGGGGAATGTAGTCAGGCAGCGGCTCAGTAAACGTTAGATGACCATTGTTGTTGACCTAAAATTTAGGACAAAACATTTGCGCATGTTGTGAATGGAAATGTATGGAGAGAGAATGAAGAGGTAGAAATGAGCACAATTCCTACACGTTAATTCTACAAATCAGCAGTCCTCTGaatttcacatttacaaaaactCGTCCACAAATATGTCGACGTGTGTACAAAGTCAAGATACTACTTGTACTTTTTCAAAGAGACTTGTAGTTTCCAATGCAAGTAGATAAAGCAACTTCATCGAAATAAGGTAAACAACATCTAAAAATGCTTACAAAGGTCTGGTTGTGTGTGCGTCCAAAAAACTTGAAAGGCTGCTGCAAATTAATGACTTCAGAGCTTCCATTCTCCAAACGGGGGGTTACTATTTCTCCGTTTCCAAATGGTAGGAAATTAGATGGCACTAGGACAAATGCAAGTCAGAAGAAATCCTTTAGTTTTTCCCAGAAACATGAGCTCAAAAACACTACCCTGTTTATCAGTTTGAAAAGGGAATTCACTAAGACTGAATTGTGCTCTCTAatagtgttgtttattttgtcgtgagcctctgtttatttatttatattatatatattttttttcggACCCGATTCACTGCATAAACTATGTAAAACAGGAAAGGGAGCTAGAGTATCATGGCCACAAAATCACATCTGATCAGAATTTGCCCAAGGCAGTCGCCCGTCTCTCAGGTTGCTTCTGAGTGCAAGGTTCTGGAGAATTAGGCAGACCACTACAATCTGTCAGATTTTTGTGGGATTACATATAATGACTCGCCCACTGCATCCAGTAACTGAATTGGCTTAATAAAAGGCCAGAAGTGCACTGAAAGGCTATGTGCCAGGTAAAGCGAAAATGGAAATAAGACTGAGGTTTTTTTGTGTTCAAGCACGACATGCTACAGTGGCACAAAATTTAGTGAATTCACCCCCTGAGAATCTTGTTCTAAAGAAAAATACAACACGTGGCCTTACGGTTTGGTGACCCATCAACATGGAAAGACCAGCAAGCATTCACATTGATATTACTGCTCGATAAGAGTTCAGGGACACGTGCTGCCCGAATTGTGAAAGAGCTGGCAGAGTCCACGGTGTTATAACCAGCCtgtaggagaaaagaaaaaaaagaagtcataaataagaaaggaaagaaagaaagaaagaaattaatgaattaattaattaaattaaaataaaaaaataaataagagagagagagagagagagagataatctCTTCTTTTGCATTGATGAGCAGTTtcttataaaatgcatgtttgcattAATTGTTTGGCATTTGCGCAATGAACGAGAAGCAGAACTTTACTGACCTGCCAAGGTTGTCCTGTCTCTGCAACATCTCCATAATAGATGAGGATGAAAGAACGATGAACATTGTACGCTAAAACCACTTGGAAAGTGACCACCCAAAACACCAATAGACAGCATTCAACACCTTCCAAACCAACAAGACAGACCAATCATTGATAATCAAAAATTACGGTAAATCTTACCCCTCCGCCATTATGGTACGCCACACTGTCCCAGGTAGCCACAAAAGCTGATGTAGCAGCAAAAGGTATGTTAGGGAAGTATTGGTTAACGGCTGCAGTGACTTGTGCCAGTACAGCATTGCTTGTATCCTCTCTGTAGGAGACAGTTCCACCTCGTCGATTGTCAAGGCGAGTCCAAAGAGGAGCAACGATGTCTCTTGCGGAATCCAGTGTGGGGTTGTAGGCAGACAGCGGCTCGGTAAATGTCAAGTAGCCGTTGTTGTTCACCTAAAATTTAGGACCACAGTTATTCCAAAGTATTTTAAAGAGAATTTCCCAAAAATGAGGGGTCCGCAAATAACTTGCAGCTTCAGTGTGTGTGGGAAATATGAAATGCTTACGAAGATCTGATTGTATGTGCGTCCAAAGTATCTGAAAGGCTGCTGCAAGAAAATGACATCGGAGCTTCCATCCTCAGCAGGGGGGTTCACTCTGTCTCCAGCCATCCTCAGGATAAGTGGGGGTTCACTCTGTCTCCAGAAGCGAGGAAATTTGCTGGCACTAAGAAAAGGATAAGTGAGAATGAACTCTCTGGTTCTGCTAAAGAAACAAGCTCACAAATGGTTCAGGTTAGCCTGATTCCATTGGCTTACAGTTCGGTGAGCCATCCACATGGAAAGAGCGGCGACCATTCACATTGATATTGCTGCTGGAAGAGAGTTCTGGGGCGCTGGTTACTGGAATTGTGAAAGAATGGACAGAGTCCAACGTGCTGTAACCAGCCTGCGGAATTAAAAATGAATCGATGTTAGGTCCTCAACCTGTTCCAGAATTTACTGCCTTTCAGAAGAATGTAAGGTGTGACGTGAGGCAAGGGAAATGCCTTGTCATTTGTCTCATAAAGCTCATTTGTAAAGTTAGAAGGACCTGTCACCACTCACCTGCCACATTTGTTCTGTCTCTGCAATGTCTCCATAGTTGATGAGGATGAAAGAGCGATGGGTGTTGGAGACTAAAACCACTTGGAATGTGACCTCCTTCAAAATAGCAACAGAAAGCATGAAAAACCTTTACAGGACAACACTTATTTACTGATAAACACAATTCGAGCTTACCCCTTCACCATTTTGGTATGGCACACTATCCCAGGTAGCCACAAAAGCTGATGTAGCAACAAAAGTTATGTTAGGGAAGTATCGGTCAATAGCTGCAGTGACTAGTGCCAGAACAGCACTGCTCCTATCCTCTCTACAGGAGATAGTTCCACCACGGCGATTGTCAAGTTGAGTCCAGAGAGGAGCAATGATGTCTCTTCCAGAATTCAGAAGGGAATGTAGTCAGGCAGCGGCTCAGTAAACGTAGATGACCATTGTTGTTGACCTAAAATTTAGGACACAAAACATTTGCGCATGTTGTGAATGGAAATG from Cyprinus carpio isolate SPL01 chromosome B23, ASM1834038v1, whole genome shotgun sequence includes:
- the si:dkey-9l20.3 gene encoding uncharacterized protein si:dkey-9l20.3, with product MWQAGYSTLDSLHSFTIPVTSAPELSSSSNINVYGRRSFHVDGSPNLPTNFLTSGAGDRVNPPAEDGSSDVIFLQQPFKYFGRTYNQIFVNNNGYLTFTEPLSAYNPILDTARDIIAPLWTRLDNRRGGTISYREDTSNAVLAYVTAAVKQYFPNIPFAATSAFVATWDSVPYHNGGGVVTFQVVLAYNVHRSFILIYYGDVAETVQPWQAGYNTVDSASSFTIPAAHVLEILSSSNINVTACWSFHVDGSPNLPANFLPFGNGEIVTPRLENGSSEAITLQLPFKFLGRTHNQTFVNNNGHLTFTEPLSDYIPLLNSGRDIIAPLWTQLDNRRGGTISCREERSSAVLALVTAAIDRYFPNITFVATSAFVATWDSVPYQNGEGEVTFQVVLVSNVHRSFILINYGDIAETEQMWQAGYSTLDSLHSFTIPVTSAPELSSSSNINVYGRRSFHVDGSPNLPTNFLASGAGDRVNPPAEDGSSDVIFLQQPFKYFGRTYNQIFVNNNGYLTFTEPLSAYNPILDTARDIIAPLWTRLDNRRGGTISYREDTSNAVLAYVTALEVIKLQQPFKFFGRTHNQTFEVTFQVVLVSNTHRSFILINYGDIAETEQMWQSEPPLILRMAGDRVNPPAEDGSSDVIFLQQPFRYFGRTYNQIFVNNNGYLTFTEPLSAYNPTLDSARDIVAPLWTRLDNRRGGTVSYREDTSNAVLAQVTAAVNQYFPNIPFAATSAFVATWDSVAYHNGGGVVTFQVVLAYNVHRSFILIYYGDVAETGQPWQAGYNTVDSASSFTIRAARVPELLSSSNINVNACWSFHVDGSPNLPSNFLPFGNGEIVTPRLENGSSEVINLQQPFKFFGRTHNQTFVNNNGHLTFTEPLPDYIPLLNSGRDIIAPLWTQLDNRRGGTISCREDRSSAVLALVTAAIDRYFPNITFVATSAFVATWDSVPYQNGEGEVTFQVVLVSNTHRSFILINYGDIAETEQMWQAGYSTLDSVHSFTIPVTSAPELSSSSNINVNGRRSFHVDGSPNLPTNFLASGAGDRVNPPAEDGSSDVIFLQQPFRYFGRTYNQIFVNNNGYLTFTEPLSAYNPTLDSARDIVAPLWTRLDNRRGGTVSYREDTSNAVLAQVTAAVNQYFPNIPFAATSAFVATWDSVAYHNGGGVVTFQVVLAYNVHRSFILIYYGDVAETGQPWQAGYNTVDSASSFTIRAARVPELLSSSNINVNACWSFHVDGSPNLPSNFLPFGNGDSNPPFGEWKL